A section of the Macadamia integrifolia cultivar HAES 741 chromosome 9, SCU_Mint_v3, whole genome shotgun sequence genome encodes:
- the LOC122089025 gene encoding DNA-directed RNA polymerases II, IV and V subunit 3-like, translating into MEGVSYQRFPKVKIRELKDDYLKFELRETDASMANALRRVMLAEVPTIAIDLVEIEGNSSVLNDEFIAHRLGLIPLTSDRAMGMRFSRDCDACDGDGQCEFCSVEFHLHVRCDSDQTLDVTSHDLVSSDPSVVPVDVVQRSDSVGYETSEQRGIIIVKLRRGQELRLRAIARKGIGKDHAKWSPAATVTFMYEPDIHINEDLMETLSLDEKREWVESSPTKVFGLDPNTQQVVVIDPEAYTYDEEVIKKAEAMRKPGLVEIYAKDDSFIFTVESTGAVKASQLFINAIEVLKQKLDAVRLSEDTEEADDQFGELGAHMRGG; encoded by the exons ATGGAAGGAGTTTCATACCAACGATTCCCCAAGGTGAAGATAAGGGAGTTGAAGGATGACTACCTTAAGTTTGAGCTTCGGGAGACGGATGCTAGCATGGCAAATGCCCTTCGCCGTGTGATGCTGGCAGAGGTTCCCACAATTGCAATCGACCTGGTTGAGATTGAGGGCAACTCATCAGTACTTAATGATGAGTTCATTGCCCACCGACTTGGTCTCATCCCTCTAACCAGTGACCGTGCCATGGGCATGCGGTTCTCCCGTGATTGTGATGCCTGTGATGGTGATGGCCAATGTGAGTTCTGCTCTGTTGAGTTCCACCTTCATGTTCGCTGTGACTCAGACCAGACCCTTGATGTCACGAGCCATGACCTTGTGAGTTCTGATCCCTCTGTTGTGCCTGTTGATGTCGTGCAGCGCTCTGATTCTGTTGGATATGAAACTTCTGAGCAGAG GGGAATAATCATTGTGAAGTTGCGTCGGGGTCAAGAACTAAGATTGAGAGCAATAGCTCGCAAAGGGATTGGCAAAGATCATGCTAAATGGTCGCCTGCTGCAACCGTTACTTTTATGTATGAACCAGATATTCATAtcaatgaagatttgatggaaACATTGTCACTTGATGAGAAAAGAGAGTGGGTTGAAAGTAGCCCTACAAAAGTTTTTGGACTTGATCCTAATACGCAACAG GTTGTCGTGATTGATCCTGAGGCATACACGTATGATGAGGAAGTGATCAAGAAAGCAGAAGCCATGAGGAAGCCAGGACTGGTAGAAATCTATGCCAAAGACGACAGTTTCATTTTTACAGTTGAATCTACTGGTGCCGTCAAAGCTTCACAGTTGTTCATCAATGCGATAGAAGTTCTTAAGCAGAAGCTGGATGCAGTTCGCCTATCAGAGGACACAGAAGAAGCTGATGATCAGTTTGGTGAATTGGGTGCACACATGCGAGGCGGATGA